The window AGCAGCCCTCAGGCTGTCTCTGCTGCTGGCAGCGCCCAGAGGCCACCGCATTCCCAGCACCCCAGATGAGTCTCCACGGTCCCTTCTGCCCACCTGCCGTGGCTGCACTGAGCTGGCCCGGCCCCACTGCCGACTGCCCTCCAGCACTCTCTCCCCGTCGTCTCCCTGTCACCTGCCCCACCTGAGACTCAGGAGTTACTGGCCTCAGTCAGGACATCCAGACTGCACACTTACGACCAGCACAGCACTGAGGACCCTCCAAGGATGGAGAAGTGGCCTCCACCTTCCCTGCCTCACAAGCCGGCAGCCGGCGCCCAAGTCCAGAGCTGTAACGCACACAGGACCTTCACGCCCAGCTGAAGCCAGAGAACTCAGTGGGACCAACTGAGAGCACGCAGAGAACATGACACCACGCCAGCTGGTGAGGACAGAGCCGAGATCGTGAAACCTGCAGCCTGTGTGGCCTCTCTGCAGACAGCTTCGCAGCTGGGTTGTAACTTGGACTTGTACCTCTGACCTTTTGGGGTGTGAAACAACAAGAACTTTTCCTTTACTGTTCAAGGAAATCAGTGGTTTACATTTGCAGTTTTACTGCAAAAAGTACTAGAATGTTCTTGCCAATCCCAGCCAGCTCTGGGAGTAAGAGGTTGCCTGTCCCAGAGAAAATGGCCCTGGTCAAGGAAGCACAAGTCCAGATTTTAGTCTTGACACTGACAAGCTAACAGCCCATTGCAGTTACTCACCTGTGAAATCAGGGATGTGACAACCAAACCAGTGTGCTAAAGCCTGGACTGAAAACAACTTAAGCAGTTTATTTCCCGGAGGCATTCTCTGGGCCATGACTTAGGCGCACACACTGTCCCGTAGAAAACTGAACGGCCCTCCCAAGCTCACGTGGCCGAAGAACATTTCTCTTTTCCAACAGAGCGGACATTATCAGCTCCCAGAACTAGCCCTCCCAGAGCACTTTGGCCGACACCAGATCACATTACTTTCAGGTTGTTTctggctgtaattttttttttaatttaaacgaTAGCTCACTAaagactttttatctttttcaaggaaaaaagaaagttatgtGGCTGTCCTTTTGTCTAAGCAGGACTTTGAGAGCCTATGTTTTCCACATATTTAATAAGCCTCTATTCACGTGAAACGGTTTCAGTAATACAATATTGAGATTTTAAATTGTTAGTCCCATTAAAGCATACACTCCATGAGGGCaggtatttctattttcttcactgCATATCCCCAGCACGTAGACTGTGCCCACGGCGCTGCACGCACTGAAACACCCACGACTGAAGCAGTCATTATACCATAAGCAAACAAGAATTATGCTCCAATGATATCAGAAATGGTACTTACTCAAAAACTTCTAAAGGTACAGTAATATCATGAAGTTGCTGTCTGCACTTGTCAATATCCTGTAAGCCGGTGACGATAAAATTCCTGGGGGGAAAAGCAAAAACGGGGCATTTGGTTAACTTAGATGACACCGTGAACACCATCCACCTGGCCAACTAGGGCTGCACACAAGTTAGTCCCACCGGCGAGGGTTGCTCCGCAGAGCTCAGCGCGCTCCCGGCGACGCCCGCCTCCCCCGGGGCAGACTGCACTCCCCAGAGGACCCGGAGGAAACAACGGGAGCGAGTCCCACGTGCGCAGGGAGGGGCTTAGGTTAGGAAGCACGAGTCCCACAGATGGGGCCCCAGAAAAGACACTGTTTCGTCTGCCCATGAGAACGTCCCCGAATGGCCCGCGAGGAGAGGATCCCGCAAGGCGAAGCCAGCAGGCGGGCCGGCAACAGGCGGCGGCGGCGAGCCGACCCTCTGCGCTCCGGTGGGAGCGGGCTGGGCGGGACCTGCCCAGAGGAGGGCGGGCGAGGGGCTGCGGCTCTCCGCCCGACCCTCGCTCCGCAACCCCGGTCCCCCGAGCGGACGGACGCAGGGATCGGGCCGCTACTCACAGCTTCTGGTTGAGCCCGGCCTGGCTGCTCGGCTGGAAGTCGCTGACGATAATGCCCAGCTGCCGGATGTTCTCCACGAACTTCTCCAGGTGCTCCTCCAGGTGGTCGAACTTCTCTGCCATGGCCCTGCCGCCTGCACCGCCCCAACCGTGACCCTGCTCCGCCGCTTCCGGCTTCCGCCCGGGCCCGCTATTACTTCCGTTTCCTCTGAGGGCGGGGGACGGGGCTAGCGTCGGGGGCGTGTTCTGGATGGTGGAGCGCCgtctggggcggggcctgggcgcggggcggggcctgggcgcggggcggggcctgggcgcggggcggggcctgggcgcggggcggggcctgggcgcggggcggggcctgggcgcggggcggggcgagcAGCAGCCCCGAGCGGCCCAGGTGAGTGGGCCGGCCAAGGATGGGTCTTCAGGGCTCTCCCGGGTACTCTAAGGGCCACAAAGAGCCATTGGTGAGGACCTTCAAGGACTGGCTCTGCCTCTACTGGTCCTGAGCAAGTTCCCTAGCCTCTAAGCCTGTGTTCCCGTccataaaatcaggaaaatgagaTCTGACAACTATCTGAGGTTAGAGAAGGTAATGCCAAGAAAAGGGCAATGGAAGCCCAGTGGGTAGGGCTTGGAGAGAGGAGCTTGTCCCCACATGAAAATGACTACTTTTTTCTGATATACAAATTAAAGTTACTCATTgtcaataattaaaacaatgtagtAAAAAGTGTAGTGAAGAAAGTGAAAGACTCCTGAGCTCCCCCAccaccacaacacacacacttaAGCTGTCTTTAATATCTTGGAGACCATCCTTTTGTGCATTTCTGTACATACAGGTGCAACTGCCTGCGGAAATGGGCTTGCTCAGCTTCTCGTTTGCGCACccgcaggctgctgtgcagggtcCAGCAGACCAAAAAGCAGATCAACCTGCTGTTCAGACCTGTGACTTTCCCAGTAGTGATTTGCCATCCCCCAGTGAATAAATTAACAGCCAGGACAAGTCACCTTGACTTAAAGCCTAGTGTCACATTTGAGGCCTTCTAGTACTAACTGCTGCCAGTGCACCAAAGGTCTTGGTCCCCTCCATGCCCCATACAATGCAGCATCTTCACAAAAAGCACCCCCCCATGAAAGTCCTAAAGTTTGCATGAAGGACCCTCCGTTGGAATCCTTGAAGGCAGTGCTggcctccctctttcctcttgtATATAATTAACCATCACGTCTCCTAGCTCTTTCTTCTCCCAAGAGGGAGATGGCCTCCCACTCAGCTCTTCTTTCCCTGATTCCTGCCACCTTCCTAGGTTAGGCCCTTACCTCCTTGTGCCAACTCTAATAAAACAGCACCCTATGGGGTTTCCCTATCAATGAAGAATAACCTCTCCTACTTCACTAAGTTTTTAGTAAACAGCTGTTCATTGATCTTACTAAATTTCCCCTTTGATCACATCCCTCTTGCACTTAAGAAACTTTTATGTGCATTCTTCTAGGATTAACCATGTTTGTTCCTACAATAGCCTGTCTGGATTCCTCAAGCCCAAGTGATTTCACTTTTAGTGAATACCATAATAATCATCATCTTTTCAGTTCCTAGAGTCTTAGGCAAAATGAGGGAGCTCATTTTCTAAATGATCTGCAAAGTTCCTCCCAGCTGTGACCAGAAATAGAAACCCAGAGAAGGTAAGTGATTTGTCAAACTTCCTAAATCAGGGACTCAATCCAGGCAGTGGACTGACCTGACAAGGAAGCCTCTGTTCCCACTCTGAATACACAGAAATGTCAGATACAGTACCACCCTCCTGATGTAATGACACTTcaggagaattttaaaacaaggtagaaataaaatattggacaaagaaaaataaaaaaaaagatgattagGGAAAGGTCAGAATATGAAGTTAACAGTCTTTCTCAATTTCATAAGAAAGAGATAGCTATTGATGTAACTTAGGTTTTGTTaagtatttattcttaaaaattaagggTTTCTCTGTACTAGAATATATAATTTCCAAACTAgtagagaaggggaagggaataagaaaacaactcaatagaaggcaagaaaaagaggaaCTAGGTGGAGCAAAGAGCAAGCATGGAAACCAGGAAGCACAAAATAAGATGAAACAATCGAAGACAAACATGTTGCTGATCATGGTGAATGTAAACAGATTTAAGCACTTGTTCAAAAGAGAGACTTCCTCAGATTGGAAGTATTTTGTCTTGTTGTTGCTTCAATCTAGCTATGGGGTTTTTCAAAGACACACCtaaaacaaacatacagaaaGGCTAAAATAAAGGCATAGGATAGAATAAGACATGTCAGGCAACCAAAAGAAAGTTGTTAAAGCatataatattgaaaattaatagaaatgtaAACAGACTTTTTTAATGATAAAGGGAAGAATTCACCAATATAATATACTAATATCAAACTATCAGCAACTAACAACGTAGTCTTATGATATCAAGCATGAAATTGGGCAAATTATGAGGAAACATTCAAAATCCATAATTATAACAGAAGATTTGGACTACCTCTAACAAAAAATGATAAGTCAAGTGGaccaaaaatatatgaagacTATGGAAGActtgaataatattaataaatgtgatcTGTGAAAAACACTGAGCTCTGAAAATACATTGCTTCCAACCACATATgggatatttataaaatttgaccATTCACTAGACCACTAAGGAAGTTTCAGAAAATTCCAAATTCTATCACAGAGGCCAGATTTTCGGGCCTCAATGTAATTACAGTAGAAATCAATGAAGTTCTTtactttttacacacacacacttgaaaacCAAAACACACTCTCTGAAATCACTTATGGGTGTACATACATCTGAATTTGTATAGGCAAGACCCTATTTATATCTGTCATCTTggtgtaattattaatagcactCCCTCTGACTATCCAAAGTGTCTCAATTTGATTGATACATTATATGGTCATTCTACTTAAAAGggaaactgtaaaatattttgaactgaatgaaaagtACTTCTTATCAAACTTCTGCTTTGTTTCTAAAGTGATACTTTGAGGGAACACAGCCAGGAAAAATATACTAGGCTTCCaactcaaaaagacaaaaaaaaaaaaagaaagaaa is drawn from Rhinolophus ferrumequinum isolate MPI-CBG mRhiFer1 chromosome 7, mRhiFer1_v1.p, whole genome shotgun sequence and contains these coding sequences:
- the MED10 gene encoding mediator of RNA polymerase II transcription subunit 10, with amino-acid sequence MAEKFDHLEEHLEKFVENIRQLGIIVSDFQPSSQAGLNQKLNFIVTGLQDIDKCRQQLHDITVPLEVFEYIDQGRNPQLYTKECLERALAKNEQVKGKIDTMKKFKSLLIQELSKVFPEDMAKYRSIRGEDHPTS